From the Jeongeupia sp. HS-3 genome, the window CTGCGAGCGCGCCAGCAATGCGACCCTGGCGCCGGCCGATGCCAGTTTTTGGCCGTAGAACAGTCCAAGCCCGCGGCCACCACCGGTGACCACCGCCACTTGGCCGGCAAGAGAAGTCTGCAACGTCGTCATGCTTCACCTCCAATCAGAACGAATGAACTCGGAATATGCGAACAACATGAATCATCAATAACGTAACAAAATTTAGCCGACCATGATTACCGTTTGTCTGACAAATTGATTACATTTATCTGAAGTCACGACTGGAAATCTGCAAACCACCGAGCAAGCTACTCTTGTCGGCCAGCCGTTTCGCCAGCAGGTGCACCACCTCGCCCTCACGCTGCACCACGCCGTACACGGCCAAAAGCTGCGCACCGAGCAGCTCGCGCCGCTGCCGCTCGACCAGATCGCTCCAGACAATCACGTTGACGTTGCCGGTTTCGTCTTCCAGCGTCACGAACACCACCCCGCTGGCCGTGCCCGGGCGCTGGCGGCCGACCACCAGGCCGCAGGCGCGGGCCGGCAGGCCATTCGGCGCGGCGGCCAGCTCGGCGGCAGTCAGCAGGCGCTCCTGTTGCAATCTCGACCGCAGCAGGCTGAGCGGATGCGCGCGCAGCGTCAGCCCGGTGGCGTGATAATCGGCGACGATGTCTTGCCCCAGCGACAGGGCCGGCAGCGGCGGCAGCGCGTCGGCGGTGACCGGCGCCAGATCGTCCGCCCCCCTCGCCCCGCTGACCTGCCACCACGCCTCGCGCCTATGGCCGGCCAGCGACGCCAGGGCATCGGATTCGGTCAGTGCCGCCAGCGCGCGCGGGTCGGCCGCGCTACGTTGCGCCAGTACGTCGATCGAACCGTAGCCGGCAGCGGGCCGGGCCGCGACGATCTGCCGGCCGATCTCGGCGCCCAGCCCTTTCACTAACCGTAGCCCCAATCTCACTGCCGGTTGCGGCTGGCCACGTTCTTCCAGCGTGCAATCCCAGTCGCTGTACTGGACGTCGATCGGCCTGATCTCGATACCGTGCCGGCGCGCGTCCTGAATCAGCTGCGATGCGGTGTAAAAGCCCATCGGCAACGAATTGAGCAAGCCGCAGCAGAACGCCGCCGGTTCATAGCGTTTGAGCCAGGCCGAGGCGTAGACGAGGATGGCGAAGCTGGCCGCGTGCGATTCGGGAAAACCGTACTCGGCGAAGCCCTCGATCTGCTTGAAGATGCGCTCGGCGAATTCGCGCGGATAGCCGCGTTCGAGCATGCCGTCGATCAGCTTGTCGCGATGGATCTCCAGCCGGCCGGTGCGACGCCACGCCGCCATCGAGCGCCGCAACTGGTCGGCCTCGCCCGGGCTATAGCCGGCGGCGACCACGGCGATGCGCATCACCTGCTCCTGGAAAATCGGCACGCCCAGCGTGCGCTCCAGCACCGCCCTGACCGCGTCACTGGGATATTCGACGTCTTCCAGCTTCTGCTTGCGCCGCAGGTAGGGATGAACCATGCCGCCCTGAATCGGCCCGGGGCGAACGATCGCGACCTCGATCACCAGGTCGTAGAACGTCTCCGGCCGCAGCCGCGGCAGCATGCTCATCTGCGCGCGGCTCTCGACCTGGAACACGCCGATGCTGTCGGCGCGGCTGAGCATCGCGTAGACCTCGGGATCTTCGCGCGGGATTTGCTGCAAGCTCATCGGCGCTTGCCGCAGCGCCGCGACCAGTTGCAGCGTGCGCCGCAGCGCCGACAACATCCCCAGCGCCAGTACGTCGACCTTGAGCAAGCCCATCGCGTCGAGGTCGTCCTTGTCCCACTCGATCACGGTGCGATCCGCCATCGCCGCGTTCTCGATCGGCACCAGCCGCGCCAGCGGCCCGCGTGAGATCACGAAACCACCGACGTGCTGCGACAGATGGCGCGGAAAGCCGCGCAGCGTGCCGACCAGCGCCAGCAATTGCTGCACCGGCAGGCTGTCGGGTTCGAGCCCGACTTCGAGCATCCGTTGCGCCAGTTCGCGCCGGTCGTCCCACCACGCCAGCGAGCGCGTCAAGCGGTCGAGCTGGTCTTCGGACAAACCGAGGGCACGGCCGACATCGCGCAAGGCCGATTTGGTCCGGTAGGTGATTACCGTCGCCGCCAGCGCGGCGCGATCGCGGCCGTATTTGCGGTACAGGTACTGGATGACCTCTTCGCGGCGGTCATGCTCGAAATCGACATCGATATCGGGCGGCTCGGCGCGCTCTTCCGAGACGAAACGTTCGAACAGCAGATTGCCGCTTTCCGGATCGACCTCGGTGATGCCGAGCGCGTAGCACACCGCCGAATTGGCCGCCGAGCCACGCCCCTGGCACAGAATGCCCTGGCTACGGGCAAAGGCGACAATGTCTTCGACGGTGAGGAAATACGCCTCGTAGCGCATCTTGGCGATCAGCCCGAGTTCCAGCTCGACCTGCGCGCTGACCTGCTCCGGCGCGCCGTGGGGATAGCGGCGCAGCAAGCCGGCCACGGTCAGCTGGCGCAGATAGGCAGCCGGCGTCATACCGGTCGGGACCAGCTCGGCCGGGTATTCGTAGCGCAACTCACTCAGCTTGAACTGGCAGCGCGCGGCGATCGCCACCGATTCGGCCAGCCACGGCGCCGGGTAAAGCTGCGCCAGCCGCGCGCGGGCGCGCAAATGCCGCTCGGCATTCGGCTGCAAGGCCATGCCGCATTGCGCCACCGGCTGGCCGAGCCGGATCGCCGTCAGCACATCCTGCAGCGGCTTGCGCGCCCGTGTGTGCATATGCACGTCGCCGGCGGCCACGCAACGCAGGCCAGTCGCCCCGCTCAGCCAGCGCAACTGTTCGATCCTGCTACGATCATCGGGCCCGGCCAGCAGCTCGGCCGCGATCCAGGCGCGATCGGCAAAATGCGCAGCCAGCCAAGCGCCGTCGGCCAAGTCCGGCGCCTCCCCTGGCAACCACAGCGCCAGCAGCCGGCTGGCAAGGCCGGCCACGTCGCCGCGCCCAAGCCGGTATTGCCCCTTGCCAGCGTTGCGGCGCCCGCAGCTGATCAGCTCGGACAGATCGCCGTAGGCTGAGCGATCCGGTGCCAGCAGCACCAGCCGCAGGCCGTCGTCGAGCACGAACTCGGCGCCGACAATCAGCTTCAGCCCCGCCTCGCTAGCGGCGAGATGAGCGCGGACGATGCCGGCGAGCGAACACTCGTCGGTGATCGCCAGCGCCGCATACCCCTGGTCGCGGGCGCGCTCGACCAGCTCCTCGGCGTGCGAAGCACCGCGCTGGAACGAGAAATTGGACAGGCAATGCAGCTCGGCGTATTCGGGCAGACCGGGCGCAGCGCTGATGTCGGCGCTCATTCAGAACAGTCCGTGCAAGTACCAGCCCAGGCTGTGGCGATCCTGATAAATCCAGTAGCGCCGCCCCGACGGGCCGACGGCCTGAAAATAATCGCGCACGGCGCTGCCGCCATCCCACCAGCCGGCCTCGATCCGCTCGGCCCGGCCGATGCAGCTCAGCGGCTCGTCGTGCCAGGGCCTACCCTGGCGGATTGGTAGCGCCAGCGGCTCGGGCAAGAGCCAGCCGGGGCGCTCGCCCACCGGCAGCGCGCCGGAGGCTTCCCCCGTCGGAGTGACAGCCCAAGCCCGCTCGGGGCGATGATCGGCGACGGTCGCCACGCCGCTGACCGCAGCGTCGCCGAGCCGTGCGCGCAAACGTGCCAGCAGCAGGCCCACGTCGCCCTGCCCGCCAGCCAGATCGAACAGCGACAGCGGCATACCGCCGAGCGCGTGCAAGCGCTCGGCCTCCAGCGTGAGCGAGCAGACCGGCGCGGTCAGCGCAAAACGTTCGGCGCGTTCGCGCAGCACCGCCAGCATCTCTTCGACGCGGCGGATCGGTCGGCCGAAGCCGACCTCGAGCAGCGTCGCCGAACCATCCTCGTAGGCAAAACGAAAGGTCAGCGATTGCACCCCAAGGCCGCGCCCGGCCAGATACGCGGCCAGCTCGGTGCACAGCCGCTCGGCCAGTTTGATGAATACCTCGACATGCTCGAACGGGTAATCCAGATCAATGCAGCGCGAAAAACGATCCGGCGGCACGAAGGCTTCGCGCGGATCGGCAACCACACCCAGCGCCCGATCCAGCCACGGCAGCACATCGGCGCCAAAGCGGCGGGCGATGCCGGCGCGCGGCAAAGCCAGCAGCTCACCCAGCGTTTTCACGCCCAGCTGTGCCAGACCGGCTTGCTGGCGTTCGCGCAGCGGCAGCACCGACAGCGGCAAACCGGCCAGCGCCGGTAACAACCCGGCCGGATCGAGGATCGGTTCGGTCTGCCCCTGGGCCACGCGCCAGCTGGCGGCCAGCGGCGTCGGCGCGCAGCTCATCCGGGCGGTGTGCCCCAGCGCTGCCAGCCCGGTCACGACCAGGCTTTGCAACGGCGCCAGCCCGCCGAAGTAGCGCAAGCAGCCGCCAATTTCGAGCAGCAGGATGCCCGCTGCGCCAAGCACCGCCGTGGGCGTGAACTGCTGCGCCCAGCAGGCAAGCAGCGTCATCGCCTCCGCCTCGGCCGGCGGATTGCGCCGGTGCACGGTCAGCTCGTTGGCCAGTGCCAGCGCGGCCGATAGCTTGATCCCGGCGCGGATGCCCAGCGATTGCGCCAGCGCATCGGCCTGCACCACACGTTCAAACCGCCCGGCCGATTCGACCACCAGCCGGGGCTTAGGCGGCGTGACGATATTCGGGAAGACGTCCAGCGCCAGCGTCGGCAGATGGAGGGCCAGCCAGAGCATGCAAGGGACTCCTGAGCAACAACGGTTCGGTGAGGGGCGCGCCACGGCGCTTGAGCACATGCACGGTCAGACCGGCCGCGCCGGATTCAAGACCAAGGCGCAGCGGCAACGGCGAACTGATGGCCCGCGACGCGCCGGTGCGAAGCAGGAAGCCGCAACTGCCGCCCTCCTTGCCCGCCAGCAGCAAGCGGCGACAAGCGCGATCATCGATGCCGTCGGCCCAGCCCAGCACCGCGCCGCAATCGGGCTCGCGCAAGGCCTGCTCCATCGCCCACAAGGTCTCGGCACGGCTGCGGCTGCGCACCCACACCAGCCGTTCGAGCGCAATCCCGGCGGTGGCCCACGCCGGGGCATAGGGAATGAAAGGCGGCTGGATCACGAACACGGTTTGCACGGAGAGCCGGCGCAACGCCGGCCACAACAAGGCCAACTCGCCGCTACCGGGGCGGGGAACGACGATCTCGCTCATCCCCGCCCGCGGCCAGCCTCCGCCCGGCAAGGCGGCATCCAGCTCGGCATAACCGCTGGGCACACAGGCTGCCCCATCGCTACGCGCGCTATCACCGCACCAGATTGCCGGATGTTTGAGCACATCACTCAGCACCGCGTTCATGGCCTGCTCCCGATTCGCTTCATGCCCTTTATGATATAGAACGAATGTTCTATTCAACAAGCAGCAATCGGCGAACGGCAGCAACAAAAAAGCCGGCATCAAACCGGCCTTTCATCGGGTCACACCAACGCAGGATCAGGCGCCGAGCACCACGGCCACCGCGCGGCGGGATTCGGCGGTGAGGATATTGAAGGTGCGGCACATCGCTCCGGTATCCATCGCATCAAAGCCGACGCGGGCGTTGACCAGCGCAGCGGTGAGGCGCGGATGTGGAAAACGCAGCGTCTTGCCGGTGCCGAACAGCACCAGCTCGGGTTTGAGCTCGAGCAGCACGGCGAAATCGTCCGGCGTCAGCGCCTCGAAACTGGCCGGACGCCATTCGCGGATCTCGTCCGGCGTGACGATCAGGCTGCCTTCATAGCGCACGTCGTTGACGCTGACGAAGCCGTCGCCATAGCTGGCAAACTGGTTGAGATGGTCGGTAACGGTGTGGTGCAGTTTCATCGCGGCAGTCCTGATTCGATCTGCCGCCATTTTAGCCGAACTGTGACCCGCATCGTCACGGTGCGCTGTATGCGCCGCAGCATGATTCTTTAGATAGAATGGACTCTCCTTTCACCGCCACCGGCCAGCTCGTCATGGAAGCCATCCTCAAATCGAACAAACTGCTCAACGTCTGCTACGAAATCCGCGGCCCGATTCCGGAGCGAGCGCGGCAGATGGAAGAGGAAGGCCACCGCATCATCAAGCTGAACATCGGCAATCTGGCGCCGTTCGGTTTCGATGCGCCGGAAGAAGTGGTGCAGGACGTGATCCGCAACCTGCCGAACGCCTCGGGTTATGTCGACTCGAAAGGCCTGTTCCAGGCGCGCAAGGCGATCATGCATTACACGCAGGAGAAGAACATCGCCGACGTCACCGTCGACGATATCTATATCGGCAATGGCGCGTCCGAGCTGATCGTCATGGCGATGCAGGGCCTCTTGAACAACGGCGACGAAGTGCTGGTGCCGATGCCTGACTACCCGCTGTGGACCGCCGCGGTCAGCCTCGCCGGCGGCCGCCCGCGCCATTACCTGTGTGACGAAGCCAACGGCTGGCTGCCGGCGCTGGATGATATCCGTGCCAAGATCAGCGACAAGACCAAGGCCATCGTCATCATCAATCCGAACAACCCGACCGGCGCGCTCTACCCGGACGAGGTGTTGCGCGAAATGGTGCAAATCGCCCGCGAACACGGGCTGATCATTTATGCCGACGAAATCTACGACAAGGTGCTGTACGACGATGCCAAGCACACGTCGATCGCCTCACTCGCCGACGATATCCTGTTCGTCACCTTCAACGGCCTGTCGAAGAACTACCGCGCCTGTGGCTATCGCGCCGGCTGGATGATCGTCTCGGGCAACAAGAAAATCGCCCGCGACTACATCGAAGGGCTGAACATCCTCTCGACCATGCGTTTGTGTGCCAACGTGCCGGCACAGTACGCGATCCAGACCGCGCTCGGCGGCTATCAAAGCATTGACGATCTGGTGCGCGCCGGCGGCCGGCTCGCCAAGCAACGCGATCTGGCGCACGACATGCTCAACGCCATGCCCGGCGTCTCCAGCGTCAAGCCCAAGGCCGCGCTGTATATGTTCCCCAAACTCGATCCGGCCGTGTATCCGATCGCCGACGATCAGCAGTTCGTGCTCGACTTCCTGCAGCAGGAGAAAGTGCTGCTGGTGCAGGGCACCGGCTTCAACTGGCATCAACCCGACCACTTCCGCGTGGTGTTCCTGCCCAACCTGGACGACCTGACCGATGCGCTGAGCCGGCTCGAGCGCTTCCTTGCGTCTTACCGAAAACGCCACGGTACCGCATAATGCAGCTCTTGCCGCTCACCGACGATTCGGGTGCGCTGATCGCGCCAGAATGGCTGATCGCCGCCGAGCCGGTACACCGGCAATTGCGCCCCAGCCTGCCAGCGGACTACGCCGGCAGGATTGCGGCAGTGTGTACTGCCGGTGGCCGACTGGTGGTTGCCACCGACGGTGAACGCGTACTCGGGCTCGCGCTGTGGCGCGTGATCGAGAACACTTATGAAGGCCGGCGTCTTTACGTAGACGATCTGGTCACCAGCGCGGCCGACCGCTCACAAGGCGTCGGCCGCGCCCTCCTCGCCTGGCTCACCGAGCAAGCCAACGCGCAGGGCTGTGATGTGCTCGCGCTCGATTCGGGCGTACAGCGCGCAGGCGCGCACCGCTTTTATTTCCGGGAAGGGATGAGCATCGCTTCCTACAGTTTCAAAAAAAATTTGAGAATGGCCTGACAGGCCCAAGGGTTGACCGTGATGAAACCGATCTATGTAGGCTTGTGCGGCGTCGGCACAGTCGGCGGCGGCACTGCCACCGTCCTTAAACGCAACGCCGAGGAAATCGCCCGCCGCGCCGGCCGGCCAATTACCGTGAAAATGGCCGCCAGCCGCGATGTCGCCAGCGCGCGCGCGATTTGCGGCGCCGACGTCGAAGTCATCGACGACGTGCTCGCGATTGCCCGCCACCCGGATATCGACATCGTCGTCGAACTGATCGGCGGCACCACCATCGCCAAAGAGCTGGTGCTGACCGCGATCGAGAACGGCAAACACGTGGTCACCGCCAACAAGAAACTGATCGCCGAATACGGCAACGAGATCTTCGCCAAGGCCCAGGAAAAAGGCGTGATGGTCGCGTTTGAAGCCGCGGTCGCCGGTGGCATTCCGGTGATCAAGGCACTGCGCGAAGGCCTTACCGCCAACCGCATCGAATGGATCGCCGGCATCATCAACGGCACCAGCAACTTCATCCTTACCGAAATGCGCGACAAGGGTCTGCCGTTCGAGGAAGTGCTGGCGCAAGCGCAGGCACTCGGCTACGCCGAAGCCGACCCGACCTTCGACATCGAAGGCCACGACGCCGCGCACAAGCTCACCATCATGAGCGCGATCGCCTTCGGCATCCCGGTCCAGTTCGACAAGGCCTACCTCGAAGGCATCAGCAAGCTCGACGCCATCGACATCCGCTACGCGCAAGAACTGGGCTACCGCATCAAGCTGCTCGGCATCACCCGCCGCCGCGAAAACGGCATCGAACTGCGCGTGGCGCCGACACTGATCCCGCACAAGCGGCTGATCGCCAACGTCGACGGCGTGATGAACGCCGTGCTGGTCAAGGGCGACGCCGTCGGTGCCACCATGTATTACGGCCCGGGCGCCGGCGCCGAACCGACCGCATCGTCGGTGATCGCCGATCTGGTCGATATCACCCGCCTGCACACCGCCGACCCGGAACACCGCGTGCCGCATCTGGCGTTCCAGCCATCGCAAATGGCCGATTTGCCGATCCTGCCGATCGGCGAAGTGGAAAGCTGCTACTACCTGCGCATGAATGCCAAGGACCAGCCGGGCGTGCTCGCCGACGTCACCCGCATCCTTGCCGACTCGCTGATTTCGGTCGATGCCATGCTGCAGCGCCCGTCCGACAACGGCAACGATGACGGTCACGACGACATCATCATCATCACCCACATCGCAATCGAGAAAAACGTCGATGCGGCGCTGGCGAAGATCGAGGCGCTGCCGACCATCAACGGCAAGATCGTCAAGCTGCGGCTTGAGCATCTGAACGGTTAATCCATCCGACTCGGCGTGGCTTTGGCCACGCCTTTTTGCTGAATGAGACCATGAAATATATCTCGACCCGCGGCGGCATGACCCCGCAATCATTCTCCGACATCCTGCTCGGTGGCCTCGCGCCCGATGGCGGCCTGAGCATCTCCGAAGCCTACCCGCACTTCGGCCTCGACGCCCTCAAGCGCCTTGCACCGCTGTCGTATGCCGATCTGGCTTTCCAGATCATCGATCACTTTGTCGACGATATTCCGGCGGCAGATCTGAAAGCGCTGATCGCCAAGACCTACACCGCCGAGGTGTACTGCAACGGTCGTGATCCGGCACGCGCGGCCGAGATCACCCCGGTGACCAAGCTGGAAGACAACCTCTATCTGCAAGAGCTGTCGAACGGCCCGACACTGGCGTTCAAGGACATGGCGATGCAGCTGCTCGGCAACCTGTTCGAGTACGTGCTGGCTGCGCGCGGCGAAACGATCAACATCGTCGGCGCCACCTCGGGCGATACCGGCTCGGCAGCCGAATACGCGATGCGCGGCAAGCATGGCGTCAACGTGATCATGCTGTCGCCCGCCGGCAAGATGAGCCCGTTCCAGCGCGCGCAGATGTTCAGCCTGCAGGACGCCAATATCCATAATGTCGCGGTCAAAGGCTTCTTCGACGCCTGCCAGGACATGGTCAAGGCGGTGAACAACGACGCCGCATTCAAGGCCGAGCACAAGATCGGCGCGGTGAACTCGATCAACTGGGGCCGTGTAATCGCCCAAGTGGTGTACTACTTCAAGGGCTACTTCGCCGTTGCGAAGAATGTCGGCGATCCGGTCGACTTCTGCGTGCCGTCGGGCAACTTCGGTAATGTCTGCGCCGGGCATATCGCGCGCCAGCTCGGCCTGCCGATCCGCCACCTGATCGTCGCGACCAACGAGAACGACGTGCTTGACGAGTTCTTCAAGACCGGCCGCTACCAGCCGCGCGGTCTGGATCGCACCTACGAGACGTCGAGCCCGTCGATGGACATCACCAAGGCGTCAAACCTCGAACGCTTCGTGTTCGACCTGATCGGCCGCGATGCCGATCTGCTGGCGGCGATGTGGCAGCAAGTCGAAAAGGCCGATGGCTTTGCACTGACGGAGGGCGATTTCAAGCGTATGCACGACGCCTATGGCTTCCGCTCGGAGAAAAGCACCCACGCCGATCGTGTCGCCAGCATTCGCGAAGTGTCGGCCAGGTACGGCGTCGAGATTGATCCGCACACCGCCGATGGCTACAAGGCGGCCAAGGCGCATCGTGATGCCAATGTGCCGATGGTGATTCTCGAAACCGCGCTGCCGGCCAAGTTCGAGGCAACGATGATTGAAGCACTCGACACCGCGCCGCAACGCCCGGCGCACCTTGTCGGCCTTGAGGATCTGCCACAGCGTTTCGATACGCTGGAAGCCGATACCGAGGCGCTCAAGCGTTACGTTGCCGCGCATATCTAAGGCAATACGCGTGTAAAAAAGCCGGTCAATTGACCGGCTTTTTTGTTGGCGGTGTATCCCGCTTATTGGCTAGCGGCAGCTTGAGGCTGTACAAACTGCTGCTTGCCCGGCACACCCAGCATGGCGTCGACGGTCACAAACTCATAGCCCTGCGCCTTGAGCTTGGGAATCAGCGCATCGACCGCGGCAATGGTCCGCTCGCGCGGGCCACCACCGTCATGCATCAGCACGATGGCTTCCGGGTGAACGTAATCGGTGACCATCTTCTCGATCTCGCCCGGCATGCCCTTCTTCCACGCCACCCACCAGTCGCGGGTATCGATCGACCAGCTCACCACCTTCATGCCCTGCCCCTGCATCAGCTTGACCTCGCTGTCACTGATGTCGCCATACGGCGGCCTGAACAGCGTCGGCGCAAAACCGAGCGTCGATTGCATGATCTGCTGGGTACGTGCGACCTGATCGCGCCAGAATACCGCCGGAATCAGCTTGCTCGAATACGGGTGATTGTAGGAATGATTGGCGATCGTATGCCCCTGCTTTGCCGCATCTCGCGCAACATCCGGGCTCTTCTCCACTTGTGCACCAAGCCAGAAGAAGGTGGCGTGCACGCCATGCTTTTGCAAAACCTTCAGCAGCTCCGGCGTATTAGCGCTGGGGCCGTCGTCAAAAGTCAGCGCCACCTGCTTGCGCTGGCCCGGGCCTTCCAGCCAGTAGGTACCCGGAAAAGCCGCGGCCTGCTTCTCCATCACCTCGAGCGGTACCTGTTCCCAGCCTTCCAGATACGGCGTGCGAATTTTCTGCACCTTGTCTACCGCACCTACCACGCCACTGCATAGCATCATTGCGGCAATCACCCAGTGTTTGGCCTGAACACCCATTTGACTCTCCCATTTTGGATACCTGTCCATTCTAGGGAAAGACGCAAAATGCCGGTTTGCCTGCCTTGTCACATTCGCTTTCAGGCAAGAAAAAGGCCTGCTAAATAGCAGGCCTTTCGAGGCAATACAGGAATTACTTCGTGCGCGTGAATGCCAGACCATCGGCATCAAACAGCATCACGTGTTTTTCCGGGAAAGTAATGCGCACGCTATCACCGTACTTCAGACCCGTCATATTGGCCGGCAGCTTGACACAGAGGATCTCGTTGATGCCAGGGATCTCGATGTAAGCCAGTACGATATCGCCCAGGTGTTCGATCAGGTCGACGCGCGCC encodes:
- a CDS encoding DNA polymerase Y family protein, which codes for MLWLALHLPTLALDVFPNIVTPPKPRLVVESAGRFERVVQADALAQSLGIRAGIKLSAALALANELTVHRRNPPAEAEAMTLLACWAQQFTPTAVLGAAGILLLEIGGCLRYFGGLAPLQSLVVTGLAALGHTARMSCAPTPLAASWRVAQGQTEPILDPAGLLPALAGLPLSVLPLRERQQAGLAQLGVKTLGELLALPRAGIARRFGADVLPWLDRALGVVADPREAFVPPDRFSRCIDLDYPFEHVEVFIKLAERLCTELAAYLAGRGLGVQSLTFRFAYEDGSATLLEVGFGRPIRRVEEMLAVLRERAERFALTAPVCSLTLEAERLHALGGMPLSLFDLAGGQGDVGLLLARLRARLGDAAVSGVATVADHRPERAWAVTPTGEASGALPVGERPGWLLPEPLALPIRQGRPWHDEPLSCIGRAERIEAGWWDGGSAVRDYFQAVGPSGRRYWIYQDRHSLGWYLHGLF
- a CDS encoding polysaccharide deacetylase family protein; its protein translation is MGVQAKHWVIAAMMLCSGVVGAVDKVQKIRTPYLEGWEQVPLEVMEKQAAAFPGTYWLEGPGQRKQVALTFDDGPSANTPELLKVLQKHGVHATFFWLGAQVEKSPDVARDAAKQGHTIANHSYNHPYSSKLIPAVFWRDQVARTQQIMQSTLGFAPTLFRPPYGDISDSEVKLMQGQGMKVVSWSIDTRDWWVAWKKGMPGEIEKMVTDYVHPEAIVLMHDGGGPRERTIAAVDALIPKLKAQGYEFVTVDAMLGVPGKQQFVQPQAAASQ
- the thrC gene encoding threonine synthase, with protein sequence MKYISTRGGMTPQSFSDILLGGLAPDGGLSISEAYPHFGLDALKRLAPLSYADLAFQIIDHFVDDIPAADLKALIAKTYTAEVYCNGRDPARAAEITPVTKLEDNLYLQELSNGPTLAFKDMAMQLLGNLFEYVLAARGETINIVGATSGDTGSAAEYAMRGKHGVNVIMLSPAGKMSPFQRAQMFSLQDANIHNVAVKGFFDACQDMVKAVNNDAAFKAEHKIGAVNSINWGRVIAQVVYYFKGYFAVAKNVGDPVDFCVPSGNFGNVCAGHIARQLGLPIRHLIVATNENDVLDEFFKTGRYQPRGLDRTYETSSPSMDITKASNLERFVFDLIGRDADLLAAMWQQVEKADGFALTEGDFKRMHDAYGFRSEKSTHADRVASIREVSARYGVEIDPHTADGYKAAKAHRDANVPMVILETALPAKFEATMIEALDTAPQRPAHLVGLEDLPQRFDTLEADTEALKRYVAAHI
- a CDS encoding pyridoxal phosphate-dependent aminotransferase; translation: MEAILKSNKLLNVCYEIRGPIPERARQMEEEGHRIIKLNIGNLAPFGFDAPEEVVQDVIRNLPNASGYVDSKGLFQARKAIMHYTQEKNIADVTVDDIYIGNGASELIVMAMQGLLNNGDEVLVPMPDYPLWTAAVSLAGGRPRHYLCDEANGWLPALDDIRAKISDKTKAIVIINPNNPTGALYPDEVLREMVQIAREHGLIIYADEIYDKVLYDDAKHTSIASLADDILFVTFNGLSKNYRACGYRAGWMIVSGNKKIARDYIEGLNILSTMRLCANVPAQYAIQTALGGYQSIDDLVRAGGRLAKQRDLAHDMLNAMPGVSSVKPKAALYMFPKLDPAVYPIADDQQFVLDFLQQEKVLLVQGTGFNWHQPDHFRVVFLPNLDDLTDALSRLERFLASYRKRHGTA
- a CDS encoding homoserine dehydrogenase, with product MKPIYVGLCGVGTVGGGTATVLKRNAEEIARRAGRPITVKMAASRDVASARAICGADVEVIDDVLAIARHPDIDIVVELIGGTTIAKELVLTAIENGKHVVTANKKLIAEYGNEIFAKAQEKGVMVAFEAAVAGGIPVIKALREGLTANRIEWIAGIINGTSNFILTEMRDKGLPFEEVLAQAQALGYAEADPTFDIEGHDAAHKLTIMSAIAFGIPVQFDKAYLEGISKLDAIDIRYAQELGYRIKLLGITRRRENGIELRVAPTLIPHKRLIANVDGVMNAVLVKGDAVGATMYYGPGAGAEPTASSVIADLVDITRLHTADPEHRVPHLAFQPSQMADLPILPIGEVESCYYLRMNAKDQPGVLADVTRILADSLISVDAMLQRPSDNGNDDGHDDIIIITHIAIEKNVDAALAKIEALPTINGKIVKLRLEHLNG
- a CDS encoding GNAT family N-acetyltransferase gives rise to the protein MPLTDDSGALIAPEWLIAAEPVHRQLRPSLPADYAGRIAAVCTAGGRLVVATDGERVLGLALWRVIENTYEGRRLYVDDLVTSAADRSQGVGRALLAWLTEQANAQGCDVLALDSGVQRAGAHRFYFREGMSIASYSFKKNLRMA
- a CDS encoding Mth938-like domain-containing protein, which encodes MKLHHTVTDHLNQFASYGDGFVSVNDVRYEGSLIVTPDEIREWRPASFEALTPDDFAVLLELKPELVLFGTGKTLRFPHPRLTAALVNARVGFDAMDTGAMCRTFNILTAESRRAVAVVLGA
- the imuA gene encoding translesion DNA synthesis-associated protein ImuA; amino-acid sequence: MNAVLSDVLKHPAIWCGDSARSDGAACVPSGYAELDAALPGGGWPRAGMSEIVVPRPGSGELALLWPALRRLSVQTVFVIQPPFIPYAPAWATAGIALERLVWVRSRSRAETLWAMEQALREPDCGAVLGWADGIDDRACRRLLLAGKEGGSCGFLLRTGASRAISSPLPLRLGLESGAAGLTVHVLKRRGAPLTEPLLLRSPLHALAGPPSADAGAGRLPEYRHAA
- a CDS encoding error-prone DNA polymerase, yielding MSADISAAPGLPEYAELHCLSNFSFQRGASHAEELVERARDQGYAALAITDECSLAGIVRAHLAASEAGLKLIVGAEFVLDDGLRLVLLAPDRSAYGDLSELISCGRRNAGKGQYRLGRGDVAGLASRLLALWLPGEAPDLADGAWLAAHFADRAWIAAELLAGPDDRSRIEQLRWLSGATGLRCVAAGDVHMHTRARKPLQDVLTAIRLGQPVAQCGMALQPNAERHLRARARLAQLYPAPWLAESVAIAARCQFKLSELRYEYPAELVPTGMTPAAYLRQLTVAGLLRRYPHGAPEQVSAQVELELGLIAKMRYEAYFLTVEDIVAFARSQGILCQGRGSAANSAVCYALGITEVDPESGNLLFERFVSEERAEPPDIDVDFEHDRREEVIQYLYRKYGRDRAALAATVITYRTKSALRDVGRALGLSEDQLDRLTRSLAWWDDRRELAQRMLEVGLEPDSLPVQQLLALVGTLRGFPRHLSQHVGGFVISRGPLARLVPIENAAMADRTVIEWDKDDLDAMGLLKVDVLALGMLSALRRTLQLVAALRQAPMSLQQIPREDPEVYAMLSRADSIGVFQVESRAQMSMLPRLRPETFYDLVIEVAIVRPGPIQGGMVHPYLRRKQKLEDVEYPSDAVRAVLERTLGVPIFQEQVMRIAVVAAGYSPGEADQLRRSMAAWRRTGRLEIHRDKLIDGMLERGYPREFAERIFKQIEGFAEYGFPESHAASFAILVYASAWLKRYEPAAFCCGLLNSLPMGFYTASQLIQDARRHGIEIRPIDVQYSDWDCTLEERGQPQPAVRLGLRLVKGLGAEIGRQIVAARPAAGYGSIDVLAQRSAADPRALAALTESDALASLAGHRREAWWQVSGARGADDLAPVTADALPPLPALSLGQDIVADYHATGLTLRAHPLSLLRSRLQQERLLTAAELAAAPNGLPARACGLVVGRQRPGTASGVVFVTLEDETGNVNVIVWSDLVERQRRELLGAQLLAVYGVVQREGEVVHLLAKRLADKSSLLGGLQISSRDFR